The following is a genomic window from Chryseobacterium ginsenosidimutans.
TCCGAAAAGTTTCCCTGATCCATTCTTTCCTGATATTTCCGTCTATTATTTCCTTTTCTTCTGCGCATACCAAAACCGTTACACTTCCTTTTTCAAGGGCAAATTCGATCATCTTTTGATGACCGATATGAAACGGATAAAACTTTCCAAATACAAAACCCTTCATTTTAAAAAACTTTAAATTTTAACGAAGCCATACAATTTCTCGGCATCTGAATAAAATATTTTCCTGTGCCATCTGCTTCCGTATATCCGTAATTATAATATCGTTTATTCGTTATATTATTAACAAAAAAACCAATTTGCCACCGATCCCAATCATACAACACTCCTGCATTAAAAATTACATAAGACGGGAGTTTTGTTTCGTTTGAAAAATCCATATATGAACTGTCCTGAAATCTGGAAGTTACATCCATTGTAAAATTCTTTAATTTATAGTTTACTCCCTGATTAACAATAAATTTCGGAGTCAATATCGGATTAAACGAAATATTTTCTTCTTTAATTCTTGAAGAAACAAAAGATGAATTGTTTTTCAAATTCCAATGCTCATTAATCTTGTAATCAAAAGAAATTTCTACTCCTAATCTATAACTTTTATCAACCTTATTGGTCAATGCTAATCCGTTTGGTCCGAAGTTTCCGTTTAAGACAATCTCATCCTTAAAATCCATATAAAAGACATTAAATTCCAGTTTTATTTTATCTTTATTAAAACGATAACCTAACTCATAATCAGTTACATATTCGGGTGTGCTTGTTCCAAGAGCCAACTGGTTGTTTTCATCCAATATCAAATTGTCATTTCCCATAAAAATATCATTTCTTGTGGGTTCTCTTCCCACTCTTCCCAAACTGAAATATAGATTTGATTCATTGTTAATCGGATAATTGACTCCAACTTTTGGATTAAAAAAATTCCATTCCAATTTATTCATCGAAAGATCACCTTTATACCTGAAATCTGCAAATCTGTACTGAACATCTCCGGAGAAAACCCACTTTCCAACTTTGAATTCTGCCTGTGCAAAAGCACTTATGTCATTTTTATATCCTGTATTTCTGTACAGCTCACCCAAAGAAAGCTCGCTTCCTGTATGATTTCTGTGGTAAATATTTCCATTAATTCCTGCTACAATTTTTCCGTTTTTAAATTTATTCTGAAAATTGCTGTAAACTCCTAAAAAATTTGAAGCAAAAGCATAATTGTAAATTTCTCCGTTTTCGGGCAATCCGATAAAATTATTCCAGTTGAAATCATAATTTCCATTCAAATAAGTATAATGAATACTGCTTTGAAGAGAAGAAGATTCACTTAGTTTTGTCTGATTAAAAACCTGTAGAAATGTCTGAAAAAAACGGTCTTTTTCGTCTCTGTTTCCATTAGTTCGCGGAACTTTATCAATCTGTTCCTGCGTCACACCCAACCAAGCCAGCTGATTTTTCTGATTTCCCATCAATGCATTAAATTTCCAGATACTTCTATCCTTAAAAATCCCACCGCTGATGAACGCAGACTGTCCGTGATTAGAAGAATTATACTTATATCCATCAGAATAAATTTCGGATAATCGTACGTGGATTGCTTTGTTGTTTTTGATTCCCGAAGTGTATTTCCCGTACAACCTCAATGAATTGTAAGAGCCGTAATTGGCTCCAAACTCAAGATTTTTTTCTTTCAAATAAGGAGAAAACAACTGAATGCTTCCGCCATAACTTGCCGTTCCGTTTTTTGACAAACCCACTCCTTTCTGAATTTGGATCTTGTCAAAAGAATTAAAAATATCCGGATAATTCGAAAAATAAGAACCCTGATCTTCCGGCTCATTCATCGGAGCTCCATCCATCGAAACATTGATTCTCGTCTGATCGATTCCACGAATTCTGTAATAAGAATAGCCATTGTTTCCGCCTGTATCAGAATAAGCCGTCACCGAAGGAACAGATTCCGACAGCAGAAATGAAGGCTCCTGACCAAGATTACGAATACTTTTAGCAGGATTGATATTGTGAAAATTCACCGCCTGCAATCTTCCCGCCTCACTCTGAATCACCACTTCCTGAATATCCCTGATCGAATCTTTTTCCTGTGAAAAAGCATAGGAAAACGGGATGAATGTTGCTAAAAGTATTATTTTTTTCATCTGTTTTTAAATTTTTAATAGTTGCTTATAAAGCTTTTCATTCTCATCATCAAAGCAGACAAAAATAATTTTTTCCACAGTTTCAGATTCAAAGTTTTTAATTTCCTGAATGGCAATTTTAGCAGCCAGTTCTTTTGGAAATCTGTAAACTCCTGTACTGATATTAGGAAAAGTGATTGTTTTCACGTGTAGACTTTCTGCTAATTTTAAAGAATTTTTATAGCAATTTGCCAAAAGCTGAGAGCGCTTTTCTTCATCATTATTCCAAATCGGACCGACCGTATGAATAACATATTTTGCAGAAAGGTTTCCGCCTGTTGTTACAACCGTTTCTCCCGTTTTACATTTACCTTGCCTATTTCTAATTTCCATACATTCTTCCAGAATCCTCGGACCACCTGCACGATGAATTGCACCATCAACACCACCCCCACCAAGCAAGGATGAATTGGCTGCGTTCACGATTGCATCGGCTTTTATTTTGGTGATATCACCTTTTACTACTTCAAGTAAGGGTTTCATTGAGCTTTAGTTTTCTATTTAAATTTTCATCATCAAAAAATAACGGTTTTTCTTCAGGAATCATTAAATTTTCCAAATCATCATTCAAAACAAACTGGTATTGCTCTTTCACAAAATCTGAAATATTTTCAATTAAAACGACATCTTCTTTAGCAAAATATGTAATAAATTCATTTCTTAAACCAATTTGAATGGCTCTTCTTTCTAATTTATTTCCAAAAGGGTCGTGATCAGGATCCCATTGCAATCTCACAGATGATTCTTTTATCTGATTCTGCCACTCTTCCCTGGAAATTTCCAGACTTTCATGATAGGAAGAGTAAACTGCATTTTCCAAATATCTTTTAAAAGCATTTATTTTCAGATGGATTGCCAATACATATTCCTGACCTTCTTTTGTTCCCCAGCCATTTCGGTACATCATCCAAAGAAAATTTGGTTTTATCCAAGTCATTCTTTCCAAACTGAAAGCGCCGCCAAAGTATTGATTCTGAATAGCAAATTCTCCAATCTCTTTTCGATAAGACTGATATACAATAACTTTTTCATCATCATATTGAGCCATAATGTGATGTCCTTTTTGAGGCCAATCCTGCAGTTGTTCTTTATATTTTTTTAATTTGAGTTTCATTTTTTTAATTTTAAAATCAAGCTGTCGATTTCCGCATTAGCAGATTCTTTAAAATCATCTCCAATAAATACTTTTATCACATCAATTTTTCCTACAATTGCCTGATTAAAGTTTTCTAATTCCTCGGAAGGAATCCACAACTCATTATGATTTCTGGCTCCAACATTTTGTATAGGATATTGATTCGCAATTTCCTGCTGAACTTCAAATTTCGTTACAAAACCAAGATAATTTCCTGCTTTATCTCTTGTATTCCACTTTTCGGCAATTTCGGATGCGTAATTTTCATCTAATACCGGATAAAAAATCGGTTGCCATTCTAATCTTAGAGGGAATTTTTTGTAATTATTTTCTATAATTAAAATCATTTCTTTTTCTCCAACCGGTCTGTAAAGTCTTGTTATTTTCATCTTTTAAAGTTCTAGCTAAAGTTTGTGTTTTTCATTTTCTAAACTTTTATACATCACATCTGTTCTAAAAACATACTTCTGTCCAGTCATTAAAGTTTTTCCTTCGTGTCTCAACTGATGATAAAATACCAATGCAGAGCCTTTCTTGGGAGCGACAGTAAATAAATTTTCAAATTCTGTTTCGCCTCCTTCAAAATCGTCATTCAAATAGATCATAAATGTATAAAAGCTTTTCTCATTTTCATTTCTGATATAACTTCCGTCACGATGCATCTTGAACCTTTGCCCTGGAGAATATTTATAGATCCTGAACATTTCATTAAAATCTAATATTCTATAATTTTCATGATGTGTAGGGAGAAAATCAACAGCTCTCATAAAGAGATTTTCAGCCAAATCTTTATTAAAAACCATTAGCCTGTCGTTATTTCTGATTCCTTTATTCATTAACTGCTGTCCTTTCATATTGATTTTTGCTTCTTCAAAAACCTCTTTTTGTGACATTAAAATATATTCGTCGCATTCTGTATGTGTTAAAAAATCTTCAATTAAGAATATTTGTGGATCTAATTCTATCTTTTCCATGATTAATTTTTTGTGTGTTTAGTATTTACATTCTTAGTTCATCCCTTACTTCCATTAAAGCAAACCCTAAAAGATTTTCGCCATTCCAAAGTGACGGATTTTGTGATTTTAAGTCTGTTTCCAGCATTCCGATTCCCCAAATTCTGTCGTATGGACTCGCTTCCACCAAAACTTTTTCTTCTGTTGATAACAGAAAATCTTTGAGGTTTTGATTTTGTGAAAATTTTAAAAAATTTCCTTTTTTTACAATTTCATATTTATTCCTTTCCCAAAGCTGAGCATCAAAATCTTTTACTTTTCTTCCTACATCTTTTGCCTGTTTTGGATTTTCAGATTTTAATATATCTTCTAAAACTTCATTATCATTAAAAAGTCTTGCTTTTTCAGCCATCATATAATGTTCTGCTGTTTTATAAATAGTTCCGTTTTCTTCAAACTCACAATGAAACCATTGGCTAAAACAGGCTTTTGTAATCTCTTCTCTCACTGTATGTCCCCAGAAAAACAGAAAATCTATCGCTTCTTTTTTCTGAAACTTTTCTATCAAATTTTTTAATGTATATTTCATAATTGTGTTATTATTACACAAATGTAAGAGAATAAAATTTTGCGATCCAAATTTATTTGTGTCTATTTTACGCTAATTCAATTAAACAACTGACTATCAGTTACAATATTTTATTAATCTTAATACAAATTGTATAAATCTATTCTGGTAAACGGTAAAATTATACTAAGTTTCCCTAAAATTAATGGAGTATTTATTTTTTCAAAAACGGGTAAAATTAATTGTTATCGGCTATAAGAATTACGATTATTTGGATATTTGAACTTGTCTTTATTTATACTTAAAAAATCATTTAATTTCAAAATAAAACCCTTGCTCTTCCAGCTCTTTATATTTTTCCAGATTGAAGGTGAATAATTTTCCGGGTCTGCCACTGCCTTCTTTTTTAAAGTTATTGGTTTCGGTAAGTAATCCGTAACTCATGATTTTTTTACGGAAATTTCGACGGTCAATTTCTTGTCCGATAATCGTTGTATAAAGATTTTCAAGGTCTGAAAAAGGAAATTCATCGTTAAGAAGATTAAACCCGATGGGCTGATATTGAATTTTTGATCGAAGCCTCTTTAAAGCAATATCAATAATTTTATCATGATCAAAAGCAAGTTTGGGAAGCTTATTGACACTGAACCATTGTGCATCATCTGCATCCGAATCCGCAAACAATTCGTGATAAGAAGGATTGACCAAACCTAAATACGCCACTGAAACTACTCTATTTCTGGGATCGCGACCAACATTACCGAAAGTGTAGAGCTGTTCGAGAAAATCAGGTTTTATGCCCGCTTCTTCGTGCAATTCTCTTTTTACCGCATCATCCAGATTTTCATCATCCAAAACAAGTCCGCCCGGAAGCGCCCAACCTCCTTTGAAAGGTTCAATATTTCTTTTGATTAAAAGAATCTGAAGATCTTTTTTGTCAAAATACCCGAAAATAACTGCATCAACAGCGACTTTTATATCCTGTAATTTTTTTGGAGCGTCCATAAATTAATTTGCGTTACGAATACACAAAATTACAATTTAGAATCATCACTTTCAATATAAAAATAATAATTATTTGGACAAAAATTTTAATTAAACACATAAATAACTTAGAATTAAACGATTATGAAAATTTATTATTCACAGCTTGTACTGCCTTCTTGTTTACAACTTGAGATAAAGTAAAAGTTAATGTAAAAAATTCTGACAATACAGACTCCACTATAAAAGAACGGGAAAAAATTCATTCGCAAATAATAAATAACTACTTCATTTAAAATATTTTATTGAAATATGGTAAAATCACTGTAACAAAATAGTAATTTTACTTATTGATTTATTGATAGTTAAGCTGAAATTTGGTATAGATAAAAGGAGAAAGCTGAAAACCTTAAAGAGTAGGCAAAAAACTAATTTATAACATCATGAAAGCACTATTAAAAGTCATTATAGTAATCATCATTATTATTGGCGGAGTTTTGATTATTGTTGTAGGGAAAAAACCTATCCCTGAACCTGAATGTATCGTTTGCGGACCAAACCTTGTGAGGCTTCTGGGAATCGCTGAAGTTATCTTAGGACTCGGAGCATTGATCATCCAGGGGAACCTGATCGAGAAGCAAAGAAATCTTTGAAATAAAAAGACCGATAAAATTTATCGGTCTTTTTTTATATTAATCGTTTAGCTTCAAAACAGCCATAAACGCCGATTGTGGTACTTCTACTCTACCGATCTGCTTCATTTTCTTTTTACCTTCTTTTTGTTTTTCAAGAAGCTTTCTTTTTCTTGAAATATCCCCTCCGTAACATTTTGCGGTAACGTCTTTTCTTAATGCTTTAATGGTTTCTCTTGCAATAACCTTTGCTCCTAACGCTGCCTGAACTGCAATATCAAACTGCTGTCTAGGAATCAGTTCGCGAAGTTTTTCACACATTTTCTTACCGATGTAATAGGCATTAGAATCGTGAATTAATGATGATAAAGCATCCACCATGTCTCCATTAATTAAAATATCCATTTTTACTAATTTAGAAG
Proteins encoded in this region:
- a CDS encoding NADAR family protein, which gives rise to MKYTLKNLIEKFQKKEAIDFLFFWGHTVREEITKACFSQWFHCEFEENGTIYKTAEHYMMAEKARLFNDNEVLEDILKSENPKQAKDVGRKVKDFDAQLWERNKYEIVKKGNFLKFSQNQNLKDFLLSTEEKVLVEASPYDRIWGIGMLETDLKSQNPSLWNGENLLGFALMEVRDELRM
- a CDS encoding TonB-dependent receptor — protein: MKKIILLATFIPFSYAFSQEKDSIRDIQEVVIQSEAGRLQAVNFHNINPAKSIRNLGQEPSFLLSESVPSVTAYSDTGGNNGYSYYRIRGIDQTRINVSMDGAPMNEPEDQGSYFSNYPDIFNSFDKIQIQKGVGLSKNGTASYGGSIQLFSPYLKEKNLEFGANYGSYNSLRLYGKYTSGIKNNKAIHVRLSEIYSDGYKYNSSNHGQSAFISGGIFKDRSIWKFNALMGNQKNQLAWLGVTQEQIDKVPRTNGNRDEKDRFFQTFLQVFNQTKLSESSSLQSSIHYTYLNGNYDFNWNNFIGLPENGEIYNYAFASNFLGVYSNFQNKFKNGKIVAGINGNIYHRNHTGSELSLGELYRNTGYKNDISAFAQAEFKVGKWVFSGDVQYRFADFRYKGDLSMNKLEWNFFNPKVGVNYPINNESNLYFSLGRVGREPTRNDIFMGNDNLILDENNQLALGTSTPEYVTDYELGYRFNKDKIKLEFNVFYMDFKDEIVLNGNFGPNGLALTNKVDKSYRLGVEISFDYKINEHWNLKNNSSFVSSRIKEENISFNPILTPKFIVNQGVNYKLKNFTMDVTSRFQDSSYMDFSNETKLPSYVIFNAGVLYDWDRWQIGFFVNNITNKRYYNYGYTEADGTGKYFIQMPRNCMASLKFKVF
- a CDS encoding ADP-ribosylation/crystallin J1 translates to MKITRLYRPVGEKEMILIIENNYKKFPLRLEWQPIFYPVLDENYASEIAEKWNTRDKAGNYLGFVTKFEVQQEIANQYPIQNVGARNHNELWIPSEELENFNQAIVGKIDVIKVFIGDDFKESANAEIDSLILKLKK
- a CDS encoding DUF4291 domain-containing protein, which translates into the protein MKLKLKKYKEQLQDWPQKGHHIMAQYDDEKVIVYQSYRKEIGEFAIQNQYFGGAFSLERMTWIKPNFLWMMYRNGWGTKEGQEYVLAIHLKINAFKRYLENAVYSSYHESLEISREEWQNQIKESSVRLQWDPDHDPFGNKLERRAIQIGLRNEFITYFAKEDVVLIENISDFVKEQYQFVLNDDLENLMIPEEKPLFFDDENLNRKLKLNETLT
- a CDS encoding 2OG-Fe(II) oxygenase produces the protein MEKIELDPQIFLIEDFLTHTECDEYILMSQKEVFEEAKINMKGQQLMNKGIRNNDRLMVFNKDLAENLFMRAVDFLPTHHENYRILDFNEMFRIYKYSPGQRFKMHRDGSYIRNENEKSFYTFMIYLNDDFEGGETEFENLFTVAPKKGSALVFYHQLRHEGKTLMTGQKYVFRTDVMYKSLENEKHKL
- a CDS encoding O-acetyl-ADP-ribose deacetylase, with the protein product MKPLLEVVKGDITKIKADAIVNAANSSLLGGGGVDGAIHRAGGPRILEECMEIRNRQGKCKTGETVVTTGGNLSAKYVIHTVGPIWNNDEEKRSQLLANCYKNSLKLAESLHVKTITFPNISTGVYRFPKELAAKIAIQEIKNFESETVEKIIFVCFDDENEKLYKQLLKI
- a CDS encoding NUDIX hydrolase codes for the protein MDAPKKLQDIKVAVDAVIFGYFDKKDLQILLIKRNIEPFKGGWALPGGLVLDDENLDDAVKRELHEEAGIKPDFLEQLYTFGNVGRDPRNRVVSVAYLGLVNPSYHELFADSDADDAQWFSVNKLPKLAFDHDKIIDIALKRLRSKIQYQPIGFNLLNDEFPFSDLENLYTTIIGQEIDRRNFRKKIMSYGLLTETNNFKKEGSGRPGKLFTFNLEKYKELEEQGFYFEIK